One Proteinivorax tanatarense DNA segment encodes these proteins:
- a CDS encoding ABC transporter ATP-binding protein gives MALKKGDCLGIIGESGSGKTSLGLSILGLVDKKGVVKGEIYYNNVALQSLSEKQLQQYRWKEIAMVFQNTLDVLNPVMDLESQIEEVLKKHTCLKSSERKIEILRCFDLVGLDKKWIKAYPHQLSGGMRQRFLIAMAIICSPKLLIVDEPSTALDSISKEEILKLLERLQSQIGFSLIIISHDFQVIQRLSQKVMVTYRGQIIETGLVKEVLRQPQHPYTQGFINSSLEVNPYGELWGIPEGEVKGGNGSNKNSAGCLFYDRCYQRKELCENQRPTLNYSALERRVACNQGGVKTLLEGKKISKTYFTAKEKIRACQDVSIKVRAGEVVSLVGQSGSGKTTLANCLSGFLTPDEGEVFLQGNKLNTPPFINEKNGIQIVFQDPFSATNGKFSITKALAEPLYILGESDSEKIQEAIYKALKMVQLPREKDFLNRRCSSLSGGQRQRVAIARALIMEPKILIADEISSMLDPSTKANILRLLKGLQNQKGFSMLYITHDLNLARKISNLIYVMKDGRVIESGTPFEVIGQSKTDYGKRLFRNLSC, from the coding sequence ATGGCTTTGAAAAAAGGTGATTGCTTAGGGATTATAGGTGAATCAGGGAGCGGTAAGACATCTCTGGGGCTGAGTATACTGGGACTAGTAGATAAAAAAGGTGTTGTTAAAGGAGAAATTTATTATAATAATGTCGCTCTTCAATCCTTGAGTGAAAAACAGTTGCAGCAGTATAGGTGGAAAGAAATTGCAATGGTATTTCAAAACACATTAGATGTATTGAATCCGGTAATGGATTTAGAAAGTCAGATAGAAGAAGTGCTAAAAAAACATACTTGTTTAAAATCAAGTGAAAGAAAAATTGAAATACTTCGGTGTTTTGATTTGGTTGGTCTTGATAAAAAGTGGATAAAAGCATATCCTCATCAGCTTTCAGGGGGAATGCGACAGCGTTTTTTAATAGCTATGGCAATAATATGTAGTCCTAAATTGTTAATTGTAGATGAGCCGTCAACTGCTTTAGATTCTATAAGTAAAGAAGAAATCTTAAAACTCTTAGAAAGGTTGCAAAGTCAAATTGGGTTTTCACTCATTATAATATCCCATGATTTCCAGGTGATACAGCGGTTAAGTCAAAAGGTTATGGTTACATATAGAGGACAGATAATTGAAACAGGTTTAGTAAAAGAGGTTTTGAGGCAGCCGCAGCATCCTTATACTCAAGGATTTATTAATTCATCACTAGAAGTTAACCCTTATGGAGAGCTTTGGGGGATACCTGAAGGAGAGGTTAAAGGTGGCAACGGTAGCAATAAAAATAGTGCTGGATGCTTGTTTTATGATCGATGCTATCAAAGAAAAGAACTTTGTGAAAATCAACGTCCTACCCTTAATTATAGTGCACTAGAGCGTAGGGTTGCTTGCAACCAAGGAGGGGTGAAAACCCTTTTAGAAGGTAAAAAAATTAGCAAAACTTACTTTACTGCAAAAGAGAAAATTAGAGCATGTCAAGATGTTAGTATAAAGGTCAGAGCTGGTGAAGTTGTTTCTTTAGTTGGCCAGTCCGGTTCCGGGAAAACCACCTTAGCTAATTGTTTAAGTGGATTTTTAACTCCTGATGAAGGAGAAGTATTTTTACAAGGTAATAAGCTGAATACTCCACCTTTTATAAATGAAAAGAACGGAATTCAGATTGTGTTTCAAGACCCTTTTTCTGCTACAAATGGAAAATTTTCAATAACCAAAGCTTTAGCTGAACCACTTTACATACTAGGAGAGAGCGATAGTGAAAAAATACAGGAAGCGATTTATAAGGCGTTAAAAATGGTTCAACTTCCTAGGGAAAAAGACTTTTTAAATAGAAGATGTAGTAGTTTAAGCGGTGGTCAACGGCAGCGGGTAGCTATAGCGAGAGCTCTGATAATGGAGCCCAAAATATTAATAGCAGACGAGATTAGCTCAATGCTAGACCCGTCGACAAAAGCTAATATCTTGAGGTTATTAAAGGGATTACAAAATCAAAAGGGATTTAGCATGCTTTATATAACCCATGATTTAAATTTGGCACGGAAAATAAGTAATTTAATTTATGTAATGAAGGATGGAAGAGTAATAGAATCTGGGACACCTTTTGAGGTAATAGGACAAAGTAAGACTGATTATGGCAAAAGGTTGTTTAGAAATCTAAGTTGCTAA
- a CDS encoding LytR/AlgR family response regulator transcription factor, whose amino-acid sequence MFSVGICDDEISICDEIERSINKYIEMNNVDIKVEKFTSGKELYIEIKKGAKFDLIYLDIEMKQMDGIMLGERIRNEMDDYITKITYISGKNGYECRLFDVQPLHFLKKPLEEDKIIDSLKLALKLTDYFGGFFSFKKGHELYKLSLKEIIYFESVNREIKIVTSSGKKHYYYGTMEEVFSRVIKHQFIRIHRSYIINYHHASKLKYEKVVMSNREELPISQSRRKEVRQLQLDFEKENYHWS is encoded by the coding sequence GTGTTTAGTGTTGGAATCTGTGATGATGAAATATCCATTTGTGATGAAATAGAAAGATCTATAAATAAGTATATAGAGATGAACAATGTCGACATTAAGGTGGAAAAGTTTACTTCTGGCAAAGAATTATATATTGAAATAAAAAAGGGAGCAAAATTTGATTTGATTTATTTGGATATAGAAATGAAACAAATGGATGGCATTATGTTAGGGGAAAGAATTCGTAATGAAATGGATGATTATATAACAAAGATTACTTACATATCTGGGAAAAATGGGTATGAGTGTCGGCTTTTTGATGTACAACCATTACATTTTTTGAAAAAGCCCCTTGAGGAAGATAAAATCATTGATTCCCTTAAACTTGCGTTAAAATTAACGGATTATTTTGGTGGATTTTTTTCTTTTAAAAAAGGGCATGAATTATATAAATTGTCACTAAAAGAAATAATTTATTTTGAAAGCGTTAACCGAGAAATAAAAATTGTAACATCTAGTGGTAAAAAACACTATTACTATGGAACCATGGAAGAAGTATTTTCAAGGGTTATTAAGCATCAATTTATTAGAATTCATCGGTCTTATATAATAAATTATCATCATGCTTCTAAATTAAAGTATGAGAAAGTGGTTATGAGTAACAGGGAAGAGTTGCCTATTAGCCAATCAAGGAGAAAAGAGGTCAGGCAATTACAATTGGATTTTGAAAAGGAGAACTACCATTGGAGTTAA
- a CDS encoding sensor histidine kinase, translating into MELIFSDWVYLITNVFGTYVIFKFFTIFYPRENINKLLEILSFISYYVIISALYIITKTPLIMIISNLILFLALSYNYKASFKKRILSTALIYIILSSVDIIVAILTGYVGFSIVERVQMDSFNFITVNIVAYGVVLILSRHKNIKGNKIVHKRYWLLIIIIPLASIYLILMLLSSKNFSPLSLLTGITTVLAINFIVLFLYDNISQTLTESIEQIKITEQNHYYKNQLGIMESSLKETNKIKHDVKNHLMAINGLINSGKNHEAQTYLKEMLDLWGDEVEFSQTGNVVVDSILNYKLREMKLLGADISLDVNIPSKISVNCLDIAAVLGNLLDNVIEAFKKAKENLWVFVKIRYTKGRLIIEIRNSFDGVVNKNNKKIDTRKKNKEEHGVGLKNVSNIVKNYNGIIDIGYNNKIFSVVVMLYVD; encoded by the coding sequence TTGGAGTTAATTTTTTCTGACTGGGTATATTTGATAACTAATGTTTTTGGTACTTATGTAATATTTAAGTTTTTTACTATTTTTTATCCTAGAGAGAATATAAACAAATTATTAGAAATTCTCTCTTTTATTTCATATTATGTAATTATATCTGCTTTATATATAATTACAAAAACCCCATTGATAATGATTATTTCAAATCTTATTTTGTTTTTGGCTTTGAGCTATAACTATAAAGCTAGCTTTAAAAAAAGAATATTGAGTACTGCACTAATTTATATTATTTTGTCTAGTGTTGATATAATAGTGGCTATTTTAACAGGTTATGTTGGTTTTTCTATTGTAGAGAGGGTTCAAATGGATTCTTTTAATTTTATTACTGTAAACATTGTCGCCTACGGAGTGGTGTTAATACTTTCACGGCACAAAAATATTAAGGGAAACAAAATAGTTCACAAAAGATACTGGCTACTTATCATAATAATTCCACTGGCTTCTATCTACTTAATATTGATGCTACTATCTAGTAAAAACTTTTCTCCATTAAGTTTATTAACTGGTATTACTACTGTTTTAGCTATTAACTTTATAGTGTTATTTCTCTATGATAATATATCGCAGACATTAACCGAAAGTATTGAACAAATAAAAATAACAGAGCAGAATCATTATTATAAAAATCAACTAGGAATAATGGAGTCATCTTTAAAGGAAACAAATAAGATTAAGCATGATGTTAAAAACCATTTAATGGCTATAAATGGACTAATCAACAGTGGAAAAAATCATGAGGCTCAAACTTACTTAAAAGAAATGTTAGATTTATGGGGAGATGAAGTAGAATTTTCTCAAACAGGAAATGTTGTAGTAGATAGCATTTTAAATTATAAGTTGCGAGAAATGAAGTTATTAGGTGCTGACATCTCTCTGGATGTTAACATACCTTCCAAAATTAGTGTGAATTGTTTAGATATTGCAGCAGTTTTAGGAAATTTGTTGGATAATGTAATTGAAGCTTTTAAAAAAGCAAAAGAAAATTTGTGGGTGTTTGTAAAGATTAGATATACAAAAGGAAGGTTAATCATTGAAATAAGGAACTCCTTTGATGGTGTAGTTAATAAAAACAATAAAAAAATTGACACCAGAAAAAAAAATAAAGAAGAACATGGGGTTGGCTTAAAAAATGTCAGCAACATAGTAAAAAATTACAATGGGATAATAGATATTGGCTATAACAATAAGATATTTTCAGTTGTAGTAATGTTATATGTTGATTAA
- a CDS encoding ABC transporter ATP-binding protein translates to MKTIKAENISKKYVMGSTDVFALRNVSVEVGEGDFTCLLGPSGSGKSTLLYLLGGLDLPSKGKVVIGQDEISNFSQNELNFFRRKNVGFIFQSFNLLSHYNALENVEIPLFFARWSKKERREKAAEMLKLVGLGERMKHKPSELSGGQQQRVSIARALIADPDIILADEPTGNLDSKTGKEIIDLLVKMSAEYNKTVIMATHDIEIAEYADNIITLKDGVIESNKARRKFSCMF, encoded by the coding sequence TTGAAAACTATTAAAGCAGAAAATATAAGCAAAAAATATGTTATGGGAAGTACTGATGTTTTTGCATTAAGAAATGTAAGTGTTGAAGTAGGCGAGGGTGATTTTACATGCCTATTGGGGCCTTCTGGTTCAGGAAAGTCTACTTTGCTTTATTTGCTTGGGGGGCTGGACTTACCTTCTAAGGGTAAAGTAGTTATAGGTCAGGATGAAATATCAAATTTCTCTCAGAATGAGCTTAATTTTTTCAGAAGAAAGAATGTAGGATTTATATTCCAATCTTTTAATCTTTTGTCTCATTATAATGCATTAGAAAACGTGGAGATTCCATTATTTTTTGCTCGTTGGTCTAAAAAAGAAAGAAGAGAAAAAGCAGCTGAGATGCTAAAGTTAGTTGGCTTAGGAGAGCGCATGAAGCATAAACCCTCCGAGTTAAGTGGGGGTCAGCAGCAGAGGGTGAGTATAGCAAGAGCTTTAATTGCAGATCCAGATATAATTTTAGCTGATGAGCCAACTGGTAACCTTGATAGCAAAACAGGGAAAGAAATTATTGATTTATTAGTTAAGATGAGTGCTGAATATAATAAGACGGTTATTATGGCTACCCATGATATTGAAATAGCAGAGTATGCTGACAATATTATTACGCTAAAAGATGGAGTTATTGAGAGCAATAAAGCAAGGAGGAAATTTTCATGTATGTTTTAG
- a CDS encoding ABC transporter permease — protein sequence MYVLELFLLSWNNLWRSKLRTIFTIIGIAIGSGAILAMVSFGIGLQNMVTEEVSAGADFQVLEVMPGYDFSSDQPFQFGSDPDFPLTEEAIREIKAIDGVEGVTPVLTIHGANVVIDNEEYSVSLMGIDFSAIEDFGMDLENENSDGVSEGLILGNKFKERISEESKISDNETIKIGASRFGEKGEEKKDYSLNYAGTLEEQGRQIDYSVLVPIEKAEDIFKWTTNDPDYKLEGYEQVQVQVESLEVVDDVTENLEEQGFIVFSLKQVIGVLNAIFRVIQVILGAIGSTALLVAALGIVNTMFMSIYERVREVGIIKVVGASFGDIRAMFVIESATIGFVGGVLGIIFGWLFAKFVNFVVNIILASQGGESLVIADTPVGLLLFILCFTTIIGTISGLYPATKAMKMSPLDAIRQD from the coding sequence ATGTATGTTTTAGAACTGTTTTTGCTGTCTTGGAATAATTTATGGCGTTCAAAGCTTAGAACTATATTTACTATTATAGGAATAGCCATAGGTTCAGGGGCAATTTTAGCGATGGTTTCTTTTGGAATAGGTTTGCAAAACATGGTTACTGAAGAGGTATCCGCAGGTGCAGATTTTCAGGTCTTAGAAGTTATGCCTGGTTATGATTTTTCTTCCGACCAGCCATTTCAGTTTGGAAGCGATCCAGACTTTCCATTAACTGAAGAAGCTATCCGAGAAATAAAAGCAATTGATGGGGTAGAGGGAGTAACTCCTGTACTCACTATACATGGGGCTAATGTAGTAATTGATAACGAAGAGTATAGTGTGTCGTTAATGGGGATAGACTTTTCTGCTATAGAAGACTTTGGTATGGATTTAGAAAATGAAAATAGTGATGGGGTAAGTGAAGGGTTGATTTTAGGAAATAAATTTAAAGAAAGAATTTCTGAGGAAAGCAAAATCTCAGATAATGAAACAATTAAAATAGGTGCTAGCAGATTTGGTGAGAAGGGTGAAGAAAAAAAGGATTATTCACTTAATTATGCAGGTACACTAGAAGAACAGGGAAGACAGATAGATTATTCGGTTTTAGTGCCTATAGAAAAGGCGGAGGACATCTTTAAATGGACAACAAATGATCCTGACTACAAACTAGAAGGGTATGAACAGGTTCAGGTACAAGTTGAATCATTAGAGGTAGTGGATGATGTCACTGAAAACCTTGAAGAGCAAGGATTTATTGTTTTTTCCCTAAAGCAAGTTATAGGTGTTTTAAATGCTATTTTTCGTGTGATACAAGTTATTTTGGGGGCAATAGGTTCCACTGCATTATTAGTCGCAGCCCTAGGGATAGTTAACACAATGTTTATGTCAATTTATGAAAGAGTACGGGAGGTTGGAATAATAAAGGTAGTGGGAGCGTCGTTTGGTGATATTAGAGCAATGTTTGTAATAGAGTCTGCTACAATAGGTTTTGTAGGAGGAGTTTTAGGAATAATATTTGGTTGGCTATTTGCTAAATTTGTAAACTTTGTTGTAAATATTATCTTAGCTTCTCAGGGCGGGGAAAGCCTTGTTATAGCCGATACACCTGTTGGACTTTTATTATTTATTTTATGTTTTACCACAATTATCGGTACTATTTCAGGGCTTTATCCTGCGACGAAAGCTATGAAAATGAGTCCGTTAGATGCAATTAGACAAGATTAG
- a CDS encoding helix-turn-helix domain-containing protein, whose translation MKIIRESNSMNLAGPKIKKARLQNGLTQEQLSAKLETIAVYIDRASISKIEQQKRIVTDYELMAFSKILKVSVHWLLNVYH comes from the coding sequence ATGAAAATTATACGTGAGTCTAATTCCATGAATCTTGCAGGTCCAAAGATTAAGAAAGCCAGATTACAAAACGGCCTAACACAAGAACAATTATCTGCAAAACTTGAAACCATAGCAGTTTACATAGATCGGGCCAGTATATCAAAAATTGAACAACAAAAAAGAATAGTAACTGACTATGAATTGATGGCCTTTTCAAAAATATTGAAAGTTAGTGTCCACTGGCTTTTAAATGTCTATCATTGA